cattgttgtatcatcgtattcagggaacccatggccaggatagctgtcgtcgtcctcttcttcttcattgtcttccatcataacccctctttctccatgcttgatccaaacattatagtggggcatgaaaccggactcaaacaggtggacgtgaatggttcttgacgtagagtaattgcgaccattcttacaaccagcacatggacaatgcataaaccatccgctcgcttgtttgcctcagccgcaagcagaaaagtacgcacgccattaatgaactcgggagagcatcggtcatcatacattcattgatggctcatcttcaatacacagcaccgaaaacatcaaattaatacaatacataaagttcatacataaagagaatacaacacttcaatgcaacaaacaaataactctctagctaaagaatttaaatgcaacaacaaatgcgatcaagatcgcaactaaggtaacaattgatccaacaacataatgataccaagcctcactatgaatggcatattttctaatctttctaatcttcaagcgcattttctccatcttaatcttgtgatcatcgacgacatcggcaacatgcaactccaattccatcttctccccctcaattcttttcaatttttccttcaaatcctcgttttctctttcaactaaatttaacctctcaacaatagggtcggttggaatttcgggtttaactacctcctacatacaaatatctatgtcaacttgatgggtaTAATTTGTCgtaaacacgaaatgcaataaaTAGTTTTAAaaaagaatataccacatctgaatcataacccggacgagggccgacggggacggatatcaaaaccatggcactatgcataacaaacaacgtatgggtaagataattatacgagtaactatatatccaaatcacacaaacatcatttttttatataaaacttcatgaacaagaggctcaccacaaggtggtgccggcgacgagatgtTGTGAGCGATCGACGGtcgttacgacggagatttagaaggtactaagtaaaccacacctacatatgcaaaactaagtgttatttttgacctcaaattgcatataaatcaaatactagcacatatatataattcctcccaaattactaaactcaaaaatcaatcactatataaagcattgcacgagctaatctagcaatgagagatgaaaggaaagagttgctaacctttgtgatcatttgaatggatgggggccttcaaatcttgggcaaaatgtgtgatgaacttgagaggaagaggggaaagaacagagaggagaggggaaaggggaagaacagagcgagctcgggtggacgaagggtctatgtaggatgacctttagtatcggttcgtgatacgacctggtactaaaggtgctggaggggccccggactgacaacatcctgccaccactcacttcagtaccggttcgtggcatgaaccggtgctaaaagttcgccacgaaccggtactaatgagagcggcccggctagccgttggaaccggcactaatgtacacattagtgccggctcaaattcaaaccgacactaatttgcttcacgtttgaccctttttctactagtgagacatGATAGTTTGGATATGGAGGATATTTGGGGACAATACCTTGCAAATCAACGCCCAATCTAGGCTCACCAAATCATCTTCATtctcgtcgttgaggatcactgcCGAGGCCTCCTCTGAGGTGAGATTGAGGCGCCCTAGCAGTTCCGCCACGCCGTCCTCTGGTCCGGTTGTATCTTTGCCGGACCCATCCACCTTCTCCTTCAAATCCAGCGCCGCCGTTAccagatcggagttggtgttggctgCTAACATCGCCTTCTCGCTGCTTTCCCTCAAATCTGCCAAGAACACTCTCTGATTTCAGCCACCAAAGCTACAACCAAGGGTGGGCAGCGAATCTCCGTTCGCCCCTTGATCACCCCGAACTGCAGTGTTGGAGTTCGATCTCGGAGGGAGGAGGNNNNNNNNNNNNNNNNNNNNNNNNNNNNNNNNNNNNNNNNNNNNNNNNNNNNNNNNNNNNNNNNNNNNNNNNatatatatatatatatatatatatatatatatatatataaaatatggtTTCTCCATTTTCCGTGTGTTACAATCACACGTGTGTTTGCACACACATCGTCAATGTTTTACTTTATTCTAGCATCTATCCACTGCTATCCTAATACTACCTTGAGGACCCCCTGCAAGTCAAAAAGTCCCTTGTCCAGACGGAGGTCATCAAACCACGACCTTCCGCACGCCTGTTGTGCCTGCGTGGCTGTGTTTTCCACTCGAGAAAGCGACGACCTTCCGCACCCACCCTGCCCACGACGGTTGAACGATGCACGCAACAAGCACAGGtcgccgagccccgccgcaccGCACCGATTCGGGGCTTCGCTCCACCGCTCCCTCCCGTTCGCCGACGGCCGACGCGCCACCCGTCTCTCTCCCAccaacccctccccctccccctaccaCTCGCTCGGTCTCCGCCCCGCACCACTCGagtgttcctcctcctcctcctcccttcctggctcctccctcccctctccccctcccgctgCCGCGCGCCCGCCAGCGCTGCTATATAACCCGCGCGTCGAGTCTCTTCCCGGCAACCTCGTCAATCCAATCACCCACCCAACCAACCACCTCTGCACGCGCAGCCCAGATCTCGGCCCCTTCCCTTCCTCGGACCAAGCACCAGCAATGGCCACCACGGCAGCCGACGCCACGGCCGCGGCGCCCAAGGACCAGCCCGCCAACGGTTCCGAGCAGGTCACGCGCCACTCCGAGGTCGGCCACAAGAGCCTGCTCCAGAGCGACGCCCTCTACCAGGTACTTGCTGCCACCGCACAACAAAATTTCGCTTCTTTCGCTCCATCCGTCTCCGGCGAGCTGGCCAGATCTCGCGGTTTCTGATACGGTTTGATCTTGCGATTTCTGATGCGGTTTGGTCTGATTGTGCGCAGTACATCCTGGAGACGAGCGTGTACCCGCGCGAGCACGAGTGCATGAAGGAGCTCCGCGAGATCACCGCCAACCACCCATGGTACGGACCTCTTTCTTCCTCATCTGCCTTCGTCTCACCTCGGCCGGATCTGGCGTGACATCTTCTGATCAGGATCTCGTTTGTTTGCGCGTGCGTGCGCGCAGGAACCTGATGACGACGTCGGCGGACGAGGGCCAGTTCCTCAACATGCTGCTCAAGCTCATCGGCGCCAAGAAGACCATGGAGATCGGCGTCTACACCGGCTACTCCCTCCTCGCCACCGCGCTCGCCATCCCCGACGACGGCACCGTAAGCTCCCTCACTTCTCCGCTCCCAGATCCACCGCTCCCAATTCACCAAGAAACTGAAACCGGAATGAAACAGATCTTGGCCATGGACATCAACCGCGAGAACTACGAGCTGGGGCTGCCGTGCATCGAGAAGGCCGGCGTGGCGCACAAGATCGACTTCCGcgagggcccggcgctgccggtgCTGGACGCGCTGCTGGAGGACGAGGCCAACCACGGCACCTTCGACTTCGTCTTCGTGGACGCCGACAAGGACAACTACCTCAACTACCACGAGCGCCTCATGAAGCTCGTCAAGCTCGGCGGCCTCCTCGGCTACGACAACACGCTCTGGAACGGCTCCGTCGTGCTCCCCGCCGACGCCCCCATGCGCAAGTACATCCGCTACTACCGCGACTTCGTCCTCGACCTCAACAAGgccctcgccgccgaccagcgcGTCGAGATCTGCCAGCTCCCCGTCGGCGACGGCATCACCCTCTGCCGCCGCGCCAAGTGAACCACAGAACCCGTCTCCGCCGCTCCGCCATAGACGCCAAGAACAAGAATTAATTAATTACTCCCCATTTTGTCTTTCCTGCTCGCCTTCTGTACTCTATATCTATCTTCTGCAATTCGTATAAAGATTTCTCCAGACAAACGATTAATATTGGTACTCCTATCAGAAGATTTCTTCTTGTTTGCTTGCGACaatggcggccgccgccgccgacgacgacccaCCTGCGCAAATCAAAACATTCCATTTCGCCCCCCTGCTCGCTCGCTTGGAAAACATGTCCAAATGCGGCGCCCCCGTCGAATCCGTTGAACAAATCATTTGCGACGTCTGGCAGGCACAATAAATTTGACCGAATTTTACCCCTTTGGGCTGAAGATTTCCATCTTCTGACGGCGATGCACAGGGGTTCGTGGACGGTTTCGTCGACGGCGATAGCCTTGTGTTGTTGCGCAGACATTTGTCTTTCCACAAGTAGATGACTGACTGGCATGCATGATGCATGTGGCCAGTGATCTAGAAGTCGATCGATCGCTGGATGACAAAGGCCTCCTCAAATGTCAAAGTCTGAGTAAGAGTAGGTTGGAAGGAGAAGCTTCCTCCAATGGAAGAGTCAAGGTTTGTTCGGTTGCTGAGCTGCTCATGTGAGGAGTTTATGACTTTTTGGCTGAACTGAATGGCTGATGTTACATCACATGGTCACCTAAATTATTGCTTTGATTTCGCTTAAAATAAGTTCAGATCTAACAACACCGAGTACTAGGTGTGCTTGGATTGAAGTGTACTGAGTACTGGACAAGAGTGTTGGTGAAACCCATTATTTTAGGCTACCGTACGATAATTACCATTCTCTGAGATCAACTTGTGCCTTTTATTTGCGTTGGGATTTGGGTTCTTTATTCAACAAAAGCACACATGGCACAGTCCACCATAAGGCTACTGACCAGGAAAGgaggtactccctctgtttttatttagtctgcatattaggtttgaccgaagtcaaactttgcaaagtttgaccaagtttatagaaaaatatataaatatttaccataacaaatctaaatgatgtgaaagtacattcaataatgaatctagtggtattgattttttattgtatatattaatatttttgtttataaacttagtCAAAACTTACAAAGCTTGACTTCGACCAAAACTAATATGCGGACTATATAAGAATAGAGGGAGTACATCATCTGTCCAAGTCTCGGTCACTTGCAGCGAACAGGCTCGCTTGACACAAAGATGAGCTGGAAGGTTGGAAAATCTAGAAACatgttaaatactccctccgtccaaaattcttgtcttagatttatctacatacggatgtatctagtcatggtttagtgttagatacatccgtatctagacaaatctaagacaagaattttggaacggagggagtactaaaagaTTTAAAACTAACAGACAGCTCCCGATTTCCATAAGAATTTGTGGGGAGTGTTTCAGAGGTCCACCACCTCCAGGCAATCCATCTCCATCACGACGTCTTGCAGACCTAGAAGTGTAGCATATATCACACCGTCACGCAAAGAGAGTGCTTCAGCAATCAGAGGATCCGTAACACCGCCCGCCTCTCCTCTCTCCAGACCATTGTCAATGCCAACGTCGGTATTTATTTTCACACAAGCACCACCAGGAGGGCGTCACCCATACCCGGGAAGAGCCAAGGCCTTCTCCTTTGGTAGTTCCACAGGGCCAGGTTCTCACGGATGATCTTGAGCGCATTTGCCGGGTTGGGTCCTTCTTCATCATGTGTCTGTTTATTACGTGAATGCCAAATGATCCACATAACTGACACTATCTTCGCTCGGACCTGATCAGTGAGCATTGGGTCACAGAGAATGTCTCATGCCCATGTCTCGGGATGTAGTCGAGGTAACTTGAAATCAAACCACCGATGAGCTTCATCCCAAAAACCCTTGGCATGCGGACTATTTTTTAGCACATGCATTAGGTCCTCTTCCGTTGCCAAATAGAGTTTGCAACGACTAATATCACGGATATGTCGCCGGTGTAGTGTTTTCTCATCTGGTAGAATTCCCTGAATTACTCTCCACCAAAAAACATGAATCTTGGGTACTACATTGAGCTTTCACAAGGGATTCCACATCtgttcatttgcatttgaggttCCTGTAGCCGGCCCTTCTTCTAGAGCAACACGCTTTTTTTGAATCATGAAAGCACTGTACGCTGATTTTACAGTGTAGATGCCGGACTTCTCGAAAGCCCAAGCCAAGAAATATGCTCCACCTCCTGATTAGAATGGAATGTTCAGTATAGCTGCTGCATCAGTAGGAATAAAGGTGTCTCGAACTAGGTCCATCCGCCACCATCAGTTCTCATCATCAATTAGATCAACTTGTGCCTATTTACAATTTGCTTAACCAACTTTTAGTTAACACACTCAGATGTAACAACAAATACGTGCTCCCTTATATCACTCCGCCGAAATGGATAtacgtagacatattttagttctagatacatccatttttaacCATTTCTTCACatgtatttttggacggagggagtaattatttAGGAGGTTGGTATTCATTTGGATTGAGTAGTGTTGACTTCATAATGAGATGCCACAACTTCTTTAGGAATGATTTAGAGAGAAGGCTGGCGCCCAACTTTAGGAATGTCTCATCGGTGAGAGGGAAATGCTCGGGTCTTTATGAACGTCTCATCGATGCCGAGCACCATTGTTATCAAGGTTAAGTCCGAGGTCGCTCTATGAGGTTTGGTTTTGGCACGTGCAAAGCATCTTACATCTTTGATGCCGCGAGAGCAGCACCGTTGTAACTCGACCGCATCTTAGTGGTCGTTTTTGTACTTGTTCGTAAACTCTCTTCTTAATTACCGGAATGAGACAAAGTTATCCCCTCCGTTTCGAAAAAGAAATGCTACAACTTTAATTAATTTTCTTTTATTAGAAGGATGCAAATCTGATAGGCATATCAGCTGCGAGAAATCTCCACCTTCTCTTTGCGGTGAGATGAGTGCTCCGTCTGTTCACAAATGTATAGGCACTACAGTGTCGAACGGATGGAAGTACTGTATTTCAATCAGTATAAAGCGTCATTTGCGCCTAGCCTTGTCCGAGGTAGATCGATTATTGCTTTGAGCTGAAAGAGTCAAGGTTTGCTCGGTTGTTGAGCTGTTCACGTGAAGAGTTTAAGACTTGCTGGCTGCTGTCATATCACATGGTTACCTCGATTATTGCTTTGACTTTAGTTAACACGATCATGGTATCATGTCGATATCACAATATTGAAATTTACATGttgcaaaaattctgaaattttttgtgAATGTTCAGAAGACATATGTCTACTATCCCTAAAAAGTTCAGATTCGAATTCGAAATACACATTGAGAAATGAAAAGGACAAATCCAGCATGAATAGTGTCACAAGAAGACAAATGCAAACATGACACCGTTCACCTGTGGATTTGTTATTTCGATTTTCAATCTGAATTTTTTTAGGGATTGTAGACGTAGGTCTTGTGAACATTCACAAAATTTTTCAGAAGTTTTTGAGACAtcaaaatttaagttttcaaaCATGGGTACCATGGTATCATGTAATGTTTGGTATCACGTGATATCTTCCCCCCAGGTACCTGTGCTTGGATTGAAGTGTACTGAACAAGTGTTCTTTCTTTGAAAAGAACAAGAGTGTTCTTCAGCATGTACTACTGGACAAGAGTTACCAGGAACTTGTCTGAAATATCTGAAGATTGTTTGACACTTCTATTGTTGCCGCGTCTTCGATGAGGTGGTTGGCGTGCATCTCCCATCCGACGGCTCTGCAAGCAAGATACTGGTTCGATGAAATGTTCTCTCTCTCAGCCATTGATCAAGGATTGGACGTCTCTCAGACTGTCGTGCGTCGCTGTCAACGCCCAACAATGACTTCTTCCTTTTTCAGTTTGCTTGTCAACCGCTCCCCAAGTGTAATGGCTATAAAGCCCCATTTCTCTTTCAATCgggatcatgttttgtaactggaTTGTAACCCAAGCTGCTAAGGTGATCTATAGTACTCTACTTTCCCCtctaggtactccctccgtaaagaaatataagagcgtgaGGGAGTACTAATTAAGTTGAGTTAGATCAAGTGAGTTCCTGACAAGAGTGTTGATGAAACCCGTCCGTACGCACAATCCCATTCTCAAACCAATTTGTTTCCTGTTTACAATTTGCTTAACCACATTCTAAAAAGAAAAATGAGAAGCACAATACGACTGCCGTGCACATGCACATGTTCCTACAAAAGAAACTAGCTAACTCATGAGCTACTAGCAATGTTATGTTAGTACATAACATTTTGTATCTTTCCAACTTGCAGCGTGGGCACGAGCTGGGATGACATGACGCATTGATAGTAGGGTGGATCAGGTGATCTAACCCCGTTTGCTCCTCTCGAGTCAAACATACTGGATGTGAGCAAATCAACCCACGCTAGTGCCGGCGTGTGAGCAAATCAACCCATGAATCTCCGGTTGGGTTCGTGTCCCTGTCTCACATGTTGGTGCATGGTTGGAGATGGAAACGTCTAAGTGAGACTCTAGCATCGTCCATTGCTCTAACAATCAATTTCAAGGAATAAAAAACAGTAAAAAGATCCAATAGGAAACACTGAAACCTCTGTTCCCAGTCTTCCAGCATGCACATCTCGGCCTTGGAACTTAAATATCGCCAACCTGATCTCACAAATTACCGAAAATTAATTGTGGTGCAACTCTGTGGTTGTACGGCATCCACCTTCTTGAACAGTCCAGACGCATAGTTTTGTAGAGTATGTTTAGGGCAACGCCAACCGTCAGAATGGACACAATATTCGTTCATAGACACGGATAAGAGAGTCATTCATCCAACCGCATCCTCTCAAAGTTCGTCTAGGTCTGGCCTCCCTCAGTTCAAATGCATAGGAATATGAACTAATTAAAGTGTGGTCTTCATAGCACCTGATCATAATAAAAAAAGAGGCGGATGTTTATAGTTTTTACATTTGCCCGATCACAAAAAATTCAGTccacaatatattaaaaaaaaaagTAGAGGCAAAAACAGATTTGAAACGAACAGAAGCGAGTGCTGCCACATTTCTTTTAATGATTTTTATCAGAAGCACAAACGAATATGAAATATCAAGGATGAACACGAATACATAAAAATATGATGCAAATACAATATGCAACTGAAGTCTGCCGAAATTCAGAAACCACGGGAACCATACAGAAAACACAATGAAACCAACAACTTATTGAGTTATTCACCAATGAAGATGCAATGTTGTGCGTTGACGAGCGGGAGTGGAGGATGGGAGTAGGAGGCGTGCAGTCAAAGTGACGAGTATCAGATAAGTAGGGGACCTCCTTCCTTAAAAAAAAAAGTAGGGGACCTCTGATTTGACAACCCGCGCGGTGGAAATAGCTGAAACACACACGCACCCAGTCCCTCGTGCACCCTTTTGGGCCGACCCATGTGTGGGGCGGGGcaacccttttttattttttattttgtttcttgctTCTTTAAATCAAATTTGGGATTTCTAAAAACAATCATGAACTTAGAAAATACCATTTTTACGAATTTAAATTTTTTTCATAAATTTGAAAACAAAGGTTCCAACTTCAaaacaatgttcatgaatttcattAAATGTTTGTCAATTCAGATTTTTTTTATGAATTTCTAAAAAGGAACATTTTGTATTCAATGAAAAAATTGAATTAAATGAATTTTTTTCAATTTGATGAAGAAACTTTGAATTGGTGAAAAATGTTTGAGTTTGATGAACAATTTGTGAAATTCATGGAATTTTCGAAAAATATGATGACTTTTTTTTGTATTTGATAAATAagttttgaatttgatgaacaaattttgaattttatgATCTGGACGACAGTCATCTTTTTCATAATTAAACTAATATTATATATATGTAATTTTATCCATCTAAATATTCCATAATACATATTTTGAATATATCCAACTGTTTTAGCATGTCCAGTTAAAATATTGAATTACATAATTCTAATATATTTGTATGGCAATGGATTAGTAATCACACTTTAAAAAAAATCAAGCAATTTGGTCATTCTTACATAAGTGCCATTTAAATTCAGCAGATCTTGAAGCTATCTATGATACCACTTATATTCTAAAATTTACGTTAAACTCATGAATTACTGAAAATAAATCTGCCAAGTATTACTAAAACGTTTGGAAGACAATACATGTTTTCTGAATTCAACATATAaaatttaaatattccaaaaccgcAACCAAATGCATAAAATTATTTAAATACATTTGGTTATTTATGTTTTGTTACACTGGGAATTGATGAAATTTAATTACATTTGCATTTTTCTCATATTTATATGATGTACTAAAATACTCAAATATATGATCTTCACAATCAGCACCGATCACAAACAAATTACTGACAAATGAGTGAAGCTGTAGAAATAAAAATTAATGCATCTACTCAAAACAAGCAAAATATTTTTGGTTTTGTTAAGTAAAATTAATATAAAAATAAATATTAACACATATTTATACTAAACTTTTTAATTTTTCTGTAAATTAATGCTCACTAAATATATTTCAAAAATTTCTTTGATATATGTCTTCAATAATATTTAGGTATAAATATTAGAATTAATAATGCAATCGTACTATGTACAATAATATATACATGTTCGTCGTATGATTATAGCATTACCCACTTAAATAAATTTCTTGAGCTAAACTGTAACTATATTTGTCGGAAACCATGTCTTTTAGTTTAGTGGGATTTTTTTCAAGAAAAATACTTTGTTATAAGAAATTTTACCCATGTAAGCAAACCAAAAGTACCACATTACTTCACAAATTAATTAATGCATTTTTATTGTAGTAATATGGTCTGTATATGTATCCTTATTTATTGTGTTAATCCTTATCAATTGTGACCTTATATTAACTTGGTAGAGTGTTCTAGAGTGTATAAACCTAACAAATAACTTCATTGAGTTTTCCAAagtgcaataataccaagtttagTTGTAATAACTAGATAAATATGTCTAACATGTTTGAGTTACCAACATGTAGTTTATTTCTCGAATCCTCTCCACCACTCTATTACATTGTTTGTGTCGTCTGGTCAAATTTCCCCTTTTTGATCTTCAGATTCCGGAtggatagtgtgtgtgtgtgttgggggggtgggggtggcttcTTCTTACTTTGTATCAGTATCATACCA
The sequence above is drawn from the Triticum aestivum cultivar Chinese Spring chromosome 7A, IWGSC CS RefSeq v2.1, whole genome shotgun sequence genome and encodes:
- the LOC123150226 gene encoding caffeoyl-CoA O-methyltransferase 1 isoform X2, translating into MATTAADATAAAPKDQPANGSEQVTRHSEVGHKSLLQSDALYQYILETSVYPREHECMKELREITANHPWNLMTTSADEGQFLNMLLKLIGAKKTMEIGVYTGYSLLATALAIPDDGTILAMDINRENYELGLPCIEKAGVAHKIDFREGPALPVLDALLEDEANHGTFDFVFVDADKDNYLNYHERLMKLVKLGGLLGYDNTLWNGSVVLPADAPMRKYIRYYRDFVLDLNKALAADQRVEICQLPVGDGITLCRRAK
- the LOC123150226 gene encoding caffeoyl-CoA O-methyltransferase 1 isoform X1 encodes the protein MATTAADATAAAPKDQPANGSEQVTRHSEVGHKSLLQSDALYQYILETSVYPREHECMKELREITANHPWNLMTTSADEGQFLNMLLKLIGAKKTMEIGVYTGYSLLATALAIPDDGTVSSLTSPLPDPPLPIHQETETGMKQILAMDINRENYELGLPCIEKAGVAHKIDFREGPALPVLDALLEDEANHGTFDFVFVDADKDNYLNYHERLMKLVKLGGLLGYDNTLWNGSVVLPADAPMRKYIRYYRDFVLDLNKALAADQRVEICQLPVGDGITLCRRAK